In Arachis hypogaea cultivar Tifrunner chromosome 17, arahy.Tifrunner.gnm2.J5K5, whole genome shotgun sequence, a single window of DNA contains:
- the LOC140180520 gene encoding uncharacterized protein produces the protein MSLVEFAYNNSYHASIEIATYESLDGRKCQSLLYWYEARDTSLLGLELVAETTEHINKFQNRMLTAQSRQKSYADQRRKSLDFEEGEHVLLKVTPTTGVRRAIKTKKLNPCYIGAFQILKRIGLVAYKIALPLHLSNLHDVFYVL, from the coding sequence atgtCGCTAGTGGAGTTTGCGTATAATAacagctaccatgcgagcatcgaaaTAGCTACGTATGAGTCTCTGGATGGGAGAAAGTGTCAATCTCTGCTATACTGGTATGAAGCTAGGGACACAAGTTTGTTAGGGCTTGAGCTGGTAGCTGAAACTACAGAACATATCAATAAATTCCAAAACCGAATGCTTACCGCTCAAAGCCGCCAAAAAAGCTACGCCGATCAAAGACGAAAATCTTTAGATTTTGAGGAAGGGGAGCATGTGTTACTAAAGGTCACACCAACAACTGGAGTACGTAGAGCGATCAAAACAAAGAAGCTAAACCCTTGTTATATCGGCGCATTTCAAATTCTGAAGAGGATTGGACTGGTAGCCTACAAAATTGCCTTACCGTtgcatctttcgaacctgcacgacgtattttATGTTTTGTAG